A stretch of DNA from Alkalidesulfovibrio alkalitolerans DSM 16529:
CCTGACCCGGAGCCTGTCGCCAGGCCGCACGGCCTCCATGGGCACCTCGTCCTCGTCCTCGCCGGAAAGCCTGCGGGCCTTCTCCGGGGCCACGGCCACGAGATCGCGGATGGAGCGCCGGGCCGAGTCGCTGACCATGCCTTCCACGATGGCCCCGAGCTTCATGATGAAGGCAACGCCCGCGGCGGTCAGGAATTCGCCCTGGATCAGGCAGGCCACGAGCGCCAAGCTGACCAGTTCGTCCACGTTGATGCGCCGTTCGAGCAGCCCTTCGGCCGCGCCTTTGATGATGGGCAGGCCGTTGATGGCGAAGGAGACGAGGGCCAGCCACACGGTCGCCGGGGCGAGGGAGGCCGAATATTCCGATCCGAGCGAGGCCAGGGCCAAAAGCCCGCCGAGCAGGCACAGCGCCAGGTCGCGCCGGGGCAAGAGATCGCGGTATTCTCCGAGCGAAGCGAAACGGCCGATCATTTCCGACTCCTTTGCGGCGTGCCGGGACTCATTTCCGATTCACACGCCGTTCACGGAGGGAATAGGGAAATAAAGATTGATAGTCAAGATAGTCATATGGTAAAATTCTCGCCACACAATATTCTTTATGTGCGAGCATTATATCTGACGAGTGTTTCAGGGAGTTTTCGCAAGCGTCGGACTTGATTGCACACGTTGTCGGTCTGGCGTCTCCCTGGGGGACGGGATCGCATGCCTTGTGCGTGTTTCATTGGCAGATTGCGGACCCGTATGGCAGAGGACTTTGAACCGGTGGCGGACAAGGCGGGCCGAACGTGTTAGACGGGACGGCGAATGCGGCTTCGCGGTCAGCAAGCCCGTGTCGCTGGCCTGGGAGAAACGGCATGGATGCAGAGAGGGAGGACGCGATCATGGAGCAGGAGCCGTTTGCGGTTTTCGGCGAATTCACGTTTTTCAAGTCCGTGGCCGGAGACGACGATCCGCGTCCGGTGATCGAGATTCGCCACCGCGGGAAGCCCTTCATGGACCTGAGGGCCGAACCGGCGCGCAAGCTCTTCCCGGTCAAGGCGTCGGATGCGCGCATGCGACAGTTCTGCCGCAAGTTCGCCGAGAACGAGGCCTTCCGGAACGCCGTCCTGGTCAAGGACGCCTTTTCCTGCTGCTGACGCGAGGGTTTCCGGGCCGAGAGTGAACAGAGAGCTTGGTCACACGGCAGGAAGCCAGGAGGAAAAACGGGCGACCGAAGGGGTTTACAGCCTGTGCCGGGCGCGGCTACAACGCGGGCCTTCCATCAACCGGAACCTTGGAGCCCGCCCGCATGTTCAGCCACGCTCTCGTCCGCGTTCCCTGCGAAAATTTCGCCTCGGGCCTTACGACGTCGAGCCGCCTCGGCGCACCCGACCATGGCCTGATGCTGCGCCAGCACGACGCATACGTCGAGGCGTTGCGCGGTCTTGGCCTGACGGTCATCACCCTGCCGCCCGAGGACGCTTTTCCCGACGCCCATTTCGTGGAAGACGTGGCCGTAGTCACGCCCGAGGTGGCCGTCATCACCAACCCCGGCGCTCCCGCGCGCAACGGCGAGCAGACCAGCGTCGCGCCGGTCCTTGGGCGCTACAAGCCGCTGGCGCGCATCGAGTCCCCAGGCTTCATGGACGGCGGAGACGTGCTGCTCGTTGACCGGCGTTTCTTCGTCGGTCTCTCCGAGCGGACCAACGCCGAGGGAGTCCGCCAGTTCGCGGAAATAGTTGGAGCCCACGGCTATACGGTTGACGCCGTGCCCGTGGAGAAGGGGCTGCACTTCAAGTCCGGCGTGAACCACGTGGGCGGGAAAACGCTTCTGGTGACGCCGGATTTTGCGGGTCTGGACGTGCTGGCCGGGTACGACCTGCTGGTGACCCCGCAAGGGGAGGAATACGCCGCCAACACGCTGCTCGTGAACGACGCCTTGATCACGCCGACGGGATTTCCGGGCGTACGCGCCTTGATAGACGGCCTGGGGCTAAGGGTGATCGAACTGGACATGAGCGAGACGCAGAAGATGGACGGCGGGTTGACCTGCCTGTCCCTGCGCTTCGCCGTGTAGCAGGCTGCGCCAAGCGCCATCTGCCGCGTTTTTTGAGCAGGCTGCGTATGCGAACCGTCTGCCAGCAGTTGTTCAACATTCTTGTAGGCTTGCCGCAGCAGTCGCCTACAGAAGGCGATGCGCGCTAACGAAAAAAGGCGGAGAGCAATCTCCGCCTTTTGGCGTTTCATGAAAGAAATTTGGTGGGGCGGCGTCAATCGCACCATGCGCCTATCATTTCGATATAGATGACAAATGATGATTGGCGATTTCGCATGTTGCCCCCAAAGTTGCCCCCAGGTTGAACGGGTAGGGCTCTATGGAACGCCCCTCGCACGATGATTTTTGCTGCGCGGCTGGCCCGGTCGTGGTAGTATTTTCTACGCCCTGAAATGGAGGTGGCGCGCATGACGCTCGACAAGGCCATCGTGAAGTCGTTCCCGACCGGGTACATCCTCCACGACAAGTCCGGATTCAACCGGTTCACGCTCAAGGCCCCGGCCTGGCTGATAATCGAGCATTGGGGCCAGACCGATGACGGGCTTGAATGGTTCGTGGCCGTGACCGGCGTGCAACACAAGTCCATGTCGGACGGCATCGAGGAACTTCAACGCCTGCGGGGGTAGGAAAGTGGCCGACGAGAAGAAAATGGATGACCTTGACCGCATGATTGAAGCCAACATGGCGCGCATGACGCCAACCCGCTTGGCAAAGATCGCCTGGGCCAAGGCCAACGCGCATCTGTTCACCGACACCATGCCGCCCATGCCGCCGGATTCGGCCGAGGTGAAGGCCGCGCAGGAGACGGTGCGGCGGATTATGTCGGGCGAGCCTGCGCGGGATGGGCCGGACGGGAAAGAGCCGGGCGATTGACCGGAGGTTGCAGGCGCGATAGGATGAAAACTGGGAGATTCCGGCCCTTGGAAGTGGGGGCCGGGTGGGAGTCCGAAGTTTACATATCGCTAGTTATGGTGCGCATATCCCGGAAGTGGGAGTATGGCCCCGCTCTCGGGCCTATTTTCCCCTCGAAGTGGTAGCTGAACCGCATCCGGCAGCCAGACCCCGACCGAAACGACCTCGCCCCGAAGCCCTGGCTGCCCGTCTGACGCATTTTCAGGCCTCGGCCCGACAAAGGGCGTGGGCGAGCCTGGGAAGACGCAGCAGAGGGCCGTTTCTGCGCGAAAAAGGGCGGCCCCTTTCGAGAGCCGCCCCGGAACCGTCCAGAACAGGACAGCGGGGAGGGCTAGAGTCCCTTGGACACTCGATGGACCGGATCGAACCGCGCCGGGGCAGTCTGACGCGCGATGGCCTCCAACGGAGCCAACGCCTTGCGAGCACGGGTGAAGTTGTGATTCATGACGTTGGCCAGCGCGCGGAGGTCGTCGGCCGTGGCGGCGCTCGTGGGGTCGATCCGAGCGGCGAGGCGACGTTCAACGGACTGGCGCAGGCTCTCGGAGGCCAGCCCGAGGCAGCGCGGGGCGCGGATAATGGCGTTCAGAAGCTCGAAATCGCCCTGGGCCAGGGCCTCGCTCAGGCGGTTTTCGCGGAAGGCGGGATCTTGCTCGGCGAACCAGCGTCGAATTTCCCCGGCGCGGACTTCATCGGCCGCTTTGTCGCCGGTGCTCGCGGCGGTCGCGGCACGGGACGCAGCGGCGTTGAGGGCGTTGGCCATGTTGCCCGAGCGGTCGGAGATGTTCTTCGTGAATTCCGCCTCGGCCGCATCGAGAAACGCGGCCTTCTCGGCGTAAAGCTCCGTCTTCCTTGCATTTTTTCCTTCATCGGAAAGATTTTTGTCGTTGTCGATGGCCGCGAGGCGTTGTTCGAGGTCGGCCGCGTCAGCGTGCAGGCGGGCAACGTGGGCTTCAAGTTCGTGCTCCAAGGCCTCGCCGTTGATGGGCGAGAACGCAGTCTCGGTGATGAAAAGCGTGTCGCGTTCGTTCAGGACTTTCATGGTGGGTCTCCGTTATGCGGCGTCCGGCGCGTCGCCGGGGTTGAGGTTTGCGGGCTGGCCAATGATGAGCGGCGAGGTCGTCGAGCGTTCAACGCGGCCGACGAACTGACGCTCGGTTTCGCCGGGGTCGCGGGTGAATGTCTCGCCTCGGCAGGACTCGGCCCCGGCTAGGTCGTCGCCGTTAACGATCCACAAGGGCTGATGACGCCGGGCACGGTTGGCTGCTTCGAGGCGCTGAACACGGTTGAGCAGGTTCATGCTGCCTCCGGGCCTGGGGCCGGTTCAGGGCGTCGGCGGCACGCGGTTTGAACC
This window harbors:
- a CDS encoding dimethylarginine dimethylaminohydrolase family protein: MFSHALVRVPCENFASGLTTSSRLGAPDHGLMLRQHDAYVEALRGLGLTVITLPPEDAFPDAHFVEDVAVVTPEVAVITNPGAPARNGEQTSVAPVLGRYKPLARIESPGFMDGGDVLLVDRRFFVGLSERTNAEGVRQFAEIVGAHGYTVDAVPVEKGLHFKSGVNHVGGKTLLVTPDFAGLDVLAGYDLLVTPQGEEYAANTLLVNDALITPTGFPGVRALIDGLGLRVIELDMSETQKMDGGLTCLSLRFAV